A single Antechinus flavipes isolate AdamAnt ecotype Samford, QLD, Australia chromosome 5, AdamAnt_v2, whole genome shotgun sequence DNA region contains:
- the HSP90B1 gene encoding endoplasmin: MKALWLLGLCCVLLLACGSVKADDQLDVEATVEEDLGKSREGSRTDDEVVQREEEAIQLDGLNASQIKELREKSEKFAFQAEVNRMMKLIINSLYKNKEIFLRELISNASDALDKIRLISLTDENALSGNEELTVKIKCDKEKNLLHVTDTGVGMTREELVKNLGTIAKSGTSEFLNKMTEAQRDGQSTSELIGQFGVGFYSAFLVADRVIVTSKHNNDSQHIWESDSNEFSVIADPRGDTLGRGTTITLALKEEASDYLELDTIKNLVKKYSQFINFPIYLWSSKTETVEEPIEEEEAAKEKDEVDDEAAVEDEEEKKPKTKKVEKTVWDWELMNDIKPIWQRPSKEVEEDEYKAFYKSFSKESDDPMTFIHFTAEGEVTFKSILFVPTSAPRGLFDEYGSKKSDYIKLYVRRVFITDDFHDMMPKYLNFIKGVVDSDDLPLNVSRETLQQHKLLKVIRKKLVRKTLDMIKKIAEEKYNKTFWKEFGTNIKLGVIEDHSNRTRLAKLLRFQSSFHESDLTSLDQYVERMKEKQDKIYFMAGASRKEAESSPFVERLLKKGYEVIYLTEPVDEYCIQALPEFDGKRFQNVAKEGVKFDESEKTKENRAAVEKEYEPLLEWMKDKALKDKIEKAVISQRLTESPCALVASQYGWSGNMERIMKAQAYQTGMDISANYYASQKKTLEINPRHPLIKDMLRRVKEDEEDKTVLDLAVVLFETATLRSGYLLPNTKEYGDRIERMLRLSLNIDPDAKVEEEPEEDLEDDTTEDTSEDSKPEDEEEVDMDAEEEEEAKKKSPSGKDEL; the protein is encoded by the exons atGAAGGCCTTGTGGCTGCTGGGCCTCTGCTGCGTCCTGCTGCTGGCCTGCG GGTCAGTTAAAGCAGATGACCAACTGGATGTAGAAGCTACAGTGGAAGAAGATCTGGGTAAAAGCAGAGAAGGTTCTCGGACTGATGATGAAGTGGTCCAGAG AGAAGAAGAAGCTATTCAATTAGATGGATTAAATGCATCCCAAATAAAAGAACTTagagaaaaatctgagaaatTTGCTTTCCAAGCTGAAGTAAATAGAATGATGAAGCTTATTATCaattctttgtacaaaaataagGAG ATTTTCCTGAGAGAATTGATTTCAAATGCTTCTGATGCTTTGGATAAAATAAGGCTTATTTCACTGACTGATGAAAATGCTCTTTCTGGAAATGAAGAACTTACTGTCAAAATTAAG TGTGATAAGGAGAAGAACCTGCTGCATGTTACAGACACTGGTGTTGGCATGACCAGGGAAGAATTAGTTAAAAACCTTGGTACCATAGCGAAGTCTGGTACAAGTGAATTCTTAAACAAAATGACTGAGGCACAGAGGGATGGCCAGTCAACTTCAGAGTTGATTGGCCAGTTTGGTGTAGGTTTCTATTCTGCCTTCCTTGTAGCAGATAGGGTTATTGTCACATCGAAACATAATAATGATTCCCAACACATTTGGGAATCTGACTCCAATGAATTTTCTGTCATCGCTGACCCAAGAGGAGACACCTTGGGAAGAGGTACCACTATAAC TCTGGCTTTAAAGGAAGAGGCATCCGATTATCTTGAACTGGATACCATTAAAAACCTTGTCAAGAAATACTCACAATTTATAAACTTTCCCATATACCTGTGGAGCAGCAAG ACAGAGACAGTAGAAGAACCCATTGAAGAGGAAGAAGCAGCTAAGGAAAAAGATGAAGTAGATGATGAAGCCGCAgtggaagatgaggaggagaagaaacCCAAGACTAAAAAG GTTGAGAAAACTGTTTGGGATTGGGAGCTAATGAATGACATCAAACCAATATGGCAGAGACCatcaaaagaagtagaagaagatgAATACAAAGCATTCTACAAATCATTTTCAAAG GAAAGTGATGACCCCATGACTTTTATCCACTTCACTGCTGAAGGAGAAGTGACATTCAAGTCAATACTGTTTGTTCCCACTTCTGCTCCCCGTGGCTTGTTTgatgaatatggatcaaagaagAGTGACTACATTAAG CTGTATGTACGCAGAGTATTCATCACAGACGATTTCCATGACATGATGCCCAAGTACCTTAATTTTATTAAGGGTGTT GTGGATTCTGATGACCTTCCTCTGAATGTATCCCGTGAAACTCTTCAACAACATAAATTGCTTAAG GTTATTAGAAAGAAATTGGTCCGTAAAACCCTTGATATGATTAAGAAGATTGCTGAAGAGAAATATAACAAAACTTTTTGGAAAGAATTTGGCACAAACATCAAACTTGGGGTGATTGAAGACCATTCCAACCGTACTCGTCTTGCTAAACTGCTTAGGTTCCAATCCTCTTTTCATGAAAGTGACCTGACCAGTCTAGACCAATATGTGGAAAGGATGAAAGAGAAACAGGATAAAATCTATTTCATGGCCGGTGCCAGCAGAAAGGAG GCGGAATCATCCCCATTTGTTGAGAGGCTTCTGAAGAAGGGCTATGAAGTGATTTATCTGACAGAGCCCGTTGATGAGTACTGCATCCAGGCTCTTCCAGAGTTTGATGGAAAGAGGTTCCAAAATGTTGCCAAGGAAGGAGTGAAATTTGACGaaagtgagaaaactaaggaaaaccGAGCTGCTGTGGAGAAGGAGTATGAGCCCCTGCTTGAGTGGATGAAGGACAAAGCTCTTAAGGACAAG attgAGAAGGCTGTGATTTCCCAGCGCCTGACCGAGTCTCCATGTGCTCTTGTGGCCAGCCAATATGGCTGGTCTGGCAACATGGAAAGAATCATGAAAGCTCAGGCTTACCAGACGGGCATGGATATTTCTGCAAA TTACTATGCCAGTCAGAAGAAAACACTTGAAATAAATCCTAGACATCCACTTATCAAGGACATGCTTCGACGAGTTAAA GAAGATGAAGAGGACAAAACCGTTTTAGACCTTGCTGTAGTCCTGTTTGAAACAGCAACTCTGAGATCAGGATACCTTCTACCGAACACCAAAGAATATGGTGACAGAATCGAAAGGATGCTTCGTTTAAGTTTGAACATCGATCCTGATGCAAag GTGGAAGAAGAGCCTGAAGAAGACCTGGAAGATGATACAACAGAAGATACGTCAGAAGATTCAAAAccagaagatgaagaagaagttGATATGGAtgctgaggaagaggaagaagcaaagaaa AAATCTCCAAGCGGAAAAGATGAATTGTAA